One window from the genome of Spirosoma rhododendri encodes:
- a CDS encoding CcmD family protein, which yields MRPLHFLTGLAASLLLTTQSVLAQQPVADGVEMADRLRADGKIWVVVAVIAAVFAGIIVYLVRLDMRLGKLEKDVQDTPQHESDVRIR from the coding sequence ATGCGCCCTTTGCATTTTCTAACCGGCCTCGCGGCTTCTCTGCTGCTCACAACTCAAAGCGTTCTGGCGCAGCAGCCCGTTGCTGATGGCGTCGAAATGGCCGACCGGCTCCGGGCCGACGGCAAGATATGGGTCGTTGTGGCGGTTATCGCGGCCGTTTTCGCGGGCATTATCGTCTACCTCGTTCGGCTCGATATGCGGCTGGGCAAGCTGGAAAAAGACGTGCAGGACACACCCCAGCACGAGTCGGACGTTCGCATTCGTTAG
- a CDS encoding putative signal transducing protein, with translation MNEPWESILTTPLPHRAELAKALLHEHNIPAVVINRQSSSYPVAGLGNSEVHVPTKDAIVAKIILENEASFS, from the coding sequence ATGAACGAACCCTGGGAATCAATTCTTACCACGCCCCTGCCCCACCGGGCCGAGCTGGCCAAAGCGCTCCTGCACGAACACAACATCCCGGCGGTAGTTATTAACCGGCAGAGCAGCAGTTACCCCGTCGCCGGGCTCGGCAACAGCGAAGTACACGTGCCAACCAAAGACGCCATCGTAGCCAAGATTATTCTGGAGAATGAAGCAAGCTTTAGCTAA
- a CDS encoding heme exporter protein CcmB, producing MAESVRQWSALMRKEFLLEWRQRYALNGMLLYIVGAVFVCYLSFNARRGQLTPIVWNTLFWIILLFTAINAIAKSFVQERAGRQLYYYTLASPQLIILSKIGYNTALMLILALLGFGVYAFVLGNPVQDVGMYLLTLVLGAIGFAASLTLVSGIASKAENPATLMAVLSFPIILPLLLMLLKLSKNALDGLDRSSNWDEMGVVLAIDVIVLTLSWLLFPFLWRS from the coding sequence ATGGCAGAATCGGTACGACAGTGGAGCGCGTTGATGCGGAAGGAATTTCTGCTGGAATGGCGGCAACGCTATGCCCTCAACGGTATGCTGCTGTACATTGTCGGGGCCGTTTTTGTCTGCTATCTGAGCTTCAACGCCCGGCGCGGTCAGCTGACGCCGATTGTCTGGAACACGCTATTCTGGATTATTCTGCTGTTTACGGCCATCAACGCCATTGCTAAAAGCTTTGTGCAGGAACGGGCCGGGCGGCAACTGTACTATTACACGCTGGCCAGTCCGCAACTGATTATCCTGTCGAAGATTGGCTACAACACGGCGCTGATGCTGATTCTGGCGCTGCTGGGGTTTGGCGTCTACGCGTTCGTACTGGGCAACCCCGTGCAGGATGTCGGTATGTACCTGCTGACGCTGGTTTTAGGGGCGATTGGCTTTGCCGCTTCGCTAACGCTGGTATCGGGCATCGCCAGCAAGGCAGAGAACCCGGCGACGCTAATGGCGGTGCTGAGTTTCCCGATCATTCTACCGCTGCTGCTGATGCTGTTGAAACTGTCGAAAAACGCTCTCGACGGCCTTGATCGTAGCTCAAACTGGGATGAGATGGGTGTGGTGCTCGCTATCGACGTGATCGTACTGACACTGTCGTGGCTGCTCTTTCCGTTTTTATGGCGGAGTTAA
- a CDS encoding sulfite exporter TauE/SafE family protein: protein MDYTSLITLCSFAFLAGFVDAIIGGGGLIQTPATLFTLPQYPVPTLLGTTKIPSLSGSLMGAFQYSRRVAVVGRFIGPMLGLAFGASWLGSLVLTRVPNGFMKPLALVILIAVFIYTLTKKDFGQIPQRVVTARQQQIRMALMGIVVGFYDGFFGPGTGSFLVLGFIALVGFDFLRASAHAKLVNASTNLASVLFFVNKGTIIYAVALPMAVANLTGAFLGARLAILKGNQFIRVFFLLVIAATIVRFAWDMVG, encoded by the coding sequence ATGGATTACACAAGCCTGATTACCCTTTGCTCCTTCGCCTTCCTGGCAGGTTTTGTCGACGCTATCATCGGGGGCGGTGGCCTGATTCAAACACCCGCCACGCTGTTTACCCTCCCGCAATACCCCGTCCCGACCCTGCTCGGTACAACCAAAATACCGTCGCTGTCGGGTAGCCTGATGGGGGCGTTTCAATATAGTCGGCGGGTGGCGGTGGTGGGGCGGTTTATTGGGCCGATGCTGGGATTGGCCTTCGGAGCCTCGTGGCTGGGATCGCTGGTGCTGACGCGAGTGCCGAACGGATTTATGAAACCGCTGGCATTGGTCATTCTGATTGCTGTATTCATCTACACACTGACCAAAAAAGATTTCGGGCAGATACCACAGCGCGTCGTGACGGCCCGGCAGCAGCAGATCAGAATGGCCCTGATGGGCATTGTCGTTGGGTTTTATGACGGCTTTTTCGGGCCGGGAACAGGCAGCTTTCTGGTGTTAGGATTCATTGCCCTGGTCGGCTTTGACTTCCTGCGGGCGAGCGCCCATGCCAAGCTGGTCAACGCATCGACAAATCTGGCGAGTGTACTCTTTTTCGTCAACAAAGGCACGATCATTTATGCCGTTGCCCTGCCAATGGCCGTCGCCAACCTGACCGGCGCGTTTCTGGGGGCGCGTCTGGCCATTCTGAAAGGCAATCAGTTTATCCGCGTCTTTTTCCTGCTGGTCATTGCCGCCACCATCGTGCGGTTTGCATGGGATATGGTTGGATAG
- a CDS encoding carboxypeptidase-like regulatory domain-containing protein: protein MAFSVLLLLAAGSLTDVRAQGQDRQVTFTGFLTSGKNNEPLPGAYVYIPRAGKGVLTAPNGYFALPVFPGDSIVFSYVGFKAQYHVIPKRLTELTYSAVVALQEDVKTLAEVKVYPYATEELFKEAFVNLKLPDEKERANLARNTDPAAIMRMAATMPMGAVGNFQNFVNQQFLGRESVANRSFTPTFAFTNPFAWANFIRSVKRGDYKSKEWRAQYNQAPPENISRKDILDQSN, encoded by the coding sequence ATGGCCTTCTCGGTGCTCCTGCTACTGGCAGCGGGATCGCTTACGGACGTCAGAGCACAGGGGCAGGACAGGCAGGTAACGTTCACCGGATTTCTGACGAGCGGCAAAAACAACGAACCGCTTCCGGGTGCATACGTCTACATTCCTAGAGCGGGGAAGGGCGTGCTTACTGCGCCGAACGGTTATTTTGCCTTACCCGTTTTCCCCGGCGACAGTATCGTGTTTAGCTACGTTGGTTTCAAAGCGCAGTATCACGTTATCCCGAAACGACTTACTGAACTCACCTATTCGGCGGTTGTCGCGTTGCAGGAAGACGTAAAAACACTGGCCGAAGTAAAGGTCTATCCCTACGCAACGGAAGAACTTTTCAAGGAAGCGTTCGTAAATCTGAAACTGCCTGACGAGAAAGAACGGGCTAACCTTGCCCGTAATACCGATCCGGCCGCCATCATGCGTATGGCTGCGACTATGCCGATGGGTGCTGTGGGCAACTTCCAGAATTTTGTCAATCAGCAGTTCCTGGGTCGCGAATCGGTCGCCAATCGTAGTTTCACCCCGACGTTTGCGTTTACCAACCCCTTCGCGTGGGCAAACTTCATCCGGTCGGTTAAGCGGGGCGACTACAAGAGTAAGGAATGGCGCGCTCAGTATAATCAGGCACCGCCGGAAAACATCTCCAGAAAAGATATCCTCGACCAAAGCAATTAG
- a CDS encoding cytochrome c maturation protein CcmE domain-containing protein — MKITHIIGIIVIALAIGIIVSTAGDASVYLNFTQANELAKDGDAKQVHVVGKVQKDAQGRITDMLYNPAIDPNHFEFTLVDNANRAEKVVYSSPKPQDFDRSEQIVVIGAMQGDHFQCQKILLKCPSKYQDGKLETTEHEAKTAQL; from the coding sequence ATGAAAATTACGCACATCATCGGCATCATCGTTATTGCGCTGGCTATCGGCATCATTGTTTCGACGGCGGGCGATGCCAGTGTTTACCTCAACTTCACACAGGCCAACGAACTCGCGAAAGATGGCGATGCCAAGCAGGTTCATGTGGTCGGCAAGGTGCAGAAAGACGCACAGGGCCGCATTACCGATATGCTGTACAACCCGGCCATCGACCCAAACCACTTCGAGTTTACACTGGTCGACAATGCGAACCGGGCGGAGAAAGTAGTTTACAGCAGCCCGAAGCCACAGGACTTCGACCGGTCGGAGCAGATCGTTGTGATCGGGGCGATGCAGGGCGACCATTTCCAGTGCCAGAAAATCCTGCTGAAGTGCCCGTCCAAATACCAGGACGGTAAGCTGGAAACTACCGAACACGAAGCGAAAACAGCACAGCTATGA
- the ccsA gene encoding cytochrome c biogenesis protein CcsA, with protein MKKNWWKVLAVVILTYVILQGLLGVVPRQPILNESIRNVYFHVPLWFGMVILLLTSAVYSIKYLRNGRPDDDRIAVEFANTSILFGLLGCATGSLWANYTWGEPWPNDPKLNSVAVGMLMYLAYLILRGSFDDEQRRARISAVYNIFAFAVFIPLIFIVPRLNASLHPGNGGNPAFGKYDMDNNLRLVFYPAIIGFTLLGVWITELRVRMRRLQAALDE; from the coding sequence ATGAAAAAGAACTGGTGGAAAGTGCTGGCGGTGGTTATTCTGACCTACGTCATTTTGCAGGGGCTGCTGGGCGTGGTACCGCGTCAGCCGATTCTGAACGAGAGCATTCGCAACGTGTATTTCCACGTACCGCTCTGGTTTGGTATGGTCATTCTGCTGCTGACCTCGGCGGTTTACTCGATTAAGTACCTCCGCAACGGCCGCCCCGACGACGACCGGATTGCCGTTGAATTCGCCAACACGTCGATCCTGTTCGGGCTGCTCGGCTGCGCGACGGGTTCGTTGTGGGCCAACTACACCTGGGGCGAACCCTGGCCGAATGACCCCAAGCTCAACAGTGTGGCTGTAGGGATGCTGATGTACCTCGCCTACCTGATTCTGCGCGGCTCGTTCGACGATGAACAGCGTCGCGCCCGGATTTCGGCGGTGTACAACATCTTCGCCTTTGCCGTTTTTATCCCGCTGATTTTCATCGTCCCCCGTCTGAATGCATCGCTGCACCCCGGCAACGGCGGCAACCCTGCTTTCGGTAAATACGACATGGACAACAACTTACGGCTGGTGTTTTATCCGGCTATTATCGGCTTTACCCTACTAGGCGTCTGGATTACCGAACTGCGCGTCAGAATGCGCCGATTACAGGCAGCACTCGATGAGTAA
- a CDS encoding NAD-dependent epimerase/dehydratase family protein, whose protein sequence is MKLLITGGAGFVGASLAISLKQNYPDYQIFALDNLKRRGSELSLPRLKAAGIEFLHGDIRSKEDFDALPAVDTVIEASAEPSVLAGLDGTPDYLINTNLFGTVNCLNFALKHKANFIFLSTSRVYPIKTIETLNFEEADTRFVLTDEQPVPGVSSKGIAEDFPLTGARSLYGTTKLASELLIQEYNEFYGLKTVINRCGVITGPWQMGKVDQGVMVLWIAKHFFEQQLAYIGYGGTGKQTRDMLHIADLYRLIDWQLHNIDKVNGEILNAGGGTQSSASLQELTKVCQEVTGKTIPIKEVTENRAADIRLYITDNTKVTQLTGWEPKLGIRDIVSDIHEWLKENRAALEPILK, encoded by the coding sequence ATGAAACTTCTCATTACCGGCGGAGCCGGATTCGTTGGCGCATCGCTGGCCATTTCGCTTAAGCAGAACTACCCGGATTACCAGATTTTTGCGCTCGACAACCTCAAACGGCGCGGCTCAGAATTAAGTCTGCCCCGACTGAAAGCGGCCGGTATCGAGTTTCTGCACGGCGACATTCGCAGCAAGGAAGACTTCGACGCGCTGCCCGCCGTGGATACGGTGATCGAAGCATCTGCCGAGCCGTCGGTACTGGCCGGTCTGGACGGCACGCCGGATTACCTCATCAACACCAACCTGTTCGGTACGGTCAACTGCCTGAACTTCGCACTGAAGCACAAGGCCAACTTTATCTTTCTGTCGACGAGCCGGGTCTACCCGATCAAAACGATTGAGACGCTTAATTTCGAAGAAGCCGACACCCGCTTTGTCCTGACCGACGAGCAGCCGGTTCCGGGCGTATCGTCGAAGGGTATCGCCGAAGATTTCCCGCTGACGGGCGCGCGGTCGCTGTACGGCACCACCAAGTTAGCGTCGGAGCTGCTGATTCAGGAGTACAACGAGTTTTACGGCCTGAAAACGGTCATCAACCGCTGCGGAGTTATTACGGGACCGTGGCAAATGGGCAAGGTCGATCAGGGCGTGATGGTGCTCTGGATTGCCAAGCACTTCTTCGAGCAGCAACTGGCCTACATCGGCTACGGCGGCACGGGCAAGCAAACCCGCGACATGCTCCACATCGCCGACCTCTACCGCCTGATCGACTGGCAGTTGCACAACATCGACAAAGTCAACGGCGAAATCCTGAACGCGGGTGGTGGCACGCAGAGCAGCGCGTCGTTGCAGGAACTGACGAAGGTGTGTCAGGAAGTGACGGGCAAAACCATCCCGATCAAGGAGGTTACCGAAAACCGCGCGGCCGACATTCGCCTGTACATCACCGACAATACGAAGGTAACGCAGCTCACTGGCTGGGAACCCAAACTCGGCATCCGCGACATCGTCAGCGATATTCACGAGTGGCTCAAAGAGAACCGGGCCGCCCTGGAGCCGATTTTGAAGTAG
- a CDS encoding NAD-dependent epimerase/dehydratase family protein, with protein MTSPTETKHVFITGATGLVGSHITRQYLSAGYRVSALKRPASSYGLLADIASQIDWHEGDVLDIPSLEAAIQPGTDVVHAAGCVSFLGRDDSRMERTNVEGTANMVNVCLKVGIRKFGYVSSAKAMGRPSHRQESDPDSQFEPILIDEGQKWEESPRNSPYAKTKYRAELEVWRAIAEGLTAVIINPVMTLGVGNWEHSSLQIVSYIAKEKRYYAGGLINIVDVLDVAEVMLRLMESDVVARRFILCGGTIPYKSLFDQLAGQCTSARRTYG; from the coding sequence ATGACTTCTCCCACTGAAACTAAACACGTATTTATCACCGGCGCTACCGGGCTTGTTGGCTCGCACATCACCCGCCAATATCTCAGCGCGGGCTATCGGGTCTCGGCCCTCAAACGACCGGCATCCAGCTACGGTCTGCTCGCTGACATAGCCTCGCAAATCGACTGGCATGAGGGTGATGTGCTCGATATTCCGTCGCTGGAAGCCGCCATCCAGCCGGGTACAGACGTTGTTCACGCTGCCGGCTGCGTGTCGTTTTTGGGTCGGGATGATAGCCGGATGGAACGAACCAACGTGGAGGGAACCGCCAACATGGTCAATGTATGCCTGAAAGTGGGCATCCGGAAGTTTGGCTACGTCAGTTCGGCTAAAGCCATGGGGCGGCCCAGTCACCGGCAGGAGTCGGACCCCGACAGTCAGTTTGAGCCTATCCTGATCGATGAAGGGCAGAAGTGGGAGGAGTCGCCCCGCAACTCGCCCTACGCCAAAACGAAGTACCGGGCCGAGCTGGAAGTGTGGCGGGCCATTGCCGAGGGGCTGACTGCCGTTATCATAAACCCCGTCATGACGCTGGGCGTCGGTAACTGGGAGCACAGCAGCCTTCAAATCGTCAGTTATATAGCCAAAGAAAAACGGTACTACGCGGGTGGTCTGATCAACATCGTCGATGTGCTCGATGTAGCCGAGGTGATGCTACGGCTCATGGAGAGCGATGTTGTTGCCCGGCGCTTCATCCTCTGCGGAGGCACCATTCCGTACAAATCGTTGTTTGATCAATTAGCGGGGCAATGCACAAGCGCGCGCCGGACATACGGGTAG
- a CDS encoding phosphatidate cytidylyltransferase — protein MKQALANMTNLQQRVIAAVAGAPLIIFMLWYAPWTLALLFCFISALTQREFYKLLGLDGFEPLTAYGTVVGTLICVLAYFVETNQISMGSYFIICPASSMIFLIKLYKKRDMKPFTNIGFTFLGIIYVAMPFALLIILALRDNSFHPITIIGCLLLLWASDIGAYFAGTYFGRRKLFERVSPKKSWEGAMGGAVAAGLVALGLAVLDNELRPWQWYCVGAIIVVTGTYGDLVESLFKRSIAIKDSGTSIPGHGGFLDRFDGLLLAAPFIVTFLKLFP, from the coding sequence ATGAAGCAAGCTTTAGCTAATATGACTAACCTGCAACAGCGGGTTATTGCGGCCGTCGCCGGTGCACCACTAATTATCTTCATGCTATGGTACGCTCCCTGGACGCTGGCCCTGCTATTTTGCTTCATTAGCGCCCTCACACAGCGCGAATTCTACAAACTGCTGGGCCTCGACGGCTTCGAACCGCTGACAGCCTACGGCACCGTCGTCGGAACGCTGATCTGCGTACTGGCTTACTTCGTCGAAACCAACCAGATCAGCATGGGCAGCTACTTTATAATCTGTCCGGCATCGTCGATGATCTTCCTAATCAAGCTCTACAAAAAGCGCGACATGAAGCCGTTTACCAACATCGGCTTTACATTTCTGGGTATCATTTACGTGGCTATGCCGTTTGCGCTGCTGATTATCCTGGCGCTGCGCGACAACTCCTTCCATCCGATCACGATCATTGGCTGCCTGTTGCTGCTCTGGGCCAGCGACATCGGGGCTTATTTTGCCGGTACGTATTTCGGTCGTCGGAAATTATTCGAGCGGGTGTCGCCGAAGAAATCGTGGGAAGGGGCCATGGGTGGAGCCGTCGCAGCCGGGCTGGTTGCCCTCGGGCTGGCTGTGCTCGACAACGAGTTGCGCCCGTGGCAGTGGTATTGCGTAGGGGCCATCATTGTCGTGACGGGTACCTACGGCGATCTGGTCGAGTCGCTGTTCAAACGGAGCATCGCTATCAAGGATTCCGGTACGAGCATTCCCGGCCACGGTGGTTTTCTGGACCGTTTCGACGGGTTGCTGCTGGCAGCTCCGTTCATTGTCACGTTCCTGAAATTATTTCCCTAG
- a CDS encoding ParE family toxin-like protein: MNHRTTAKFWKRYHTLPESVQELADKNFNLLKGDSFHPSIHFKEISNRKSLWSARVGDSFRALAFREDDTFYWFWIGHHSEYDRLITQ; encoded by the coding sequence ATGAATCACCGGACAACCGCCAAATTCTGGAAGCGGTACCACACATTACCCGAATCAGTTCAGGAACTGGCGGACAAAAACTTCAACCTACTCAAAGGCGATTCGTTTCATCCGTCCATTCATTTCAAGGAGATTAGTAACCGAAAAAGTCTTTGGTCAGCACGCGTCGGCGACTCGTTTCGGGCGTTGGCCTTTCGGGAAGACGATACTTTCTACTGGTTCTGGATCGGTCACCACTCGGAATACGATAGATTAATTACCCAATGA
- a CDS encoding tetratricopeptide repeat protein produces the protein MEQEFEEREGDIKESIRRFEQMLDQQESQFFDLDVYEQMVEHYLNQGDLDKAFKAAEAGLENFPYALELMLDKAQILANFQRFDESLGLLERASLFNPGDLDVSFMEGSVLNMAGRYEEAISVLEELLERAEDKDDILFQLGQSYQNWGKYAEAITQYKRSIALNINNENALYELAFCLDVTGELENSLSYYQQLIDQDPYSYNAWYNIGIAYSKLARYTEAAEAYDYAIIIKEDFSSAHFNLGNTYMNLGMFEKAEQCYRSTLKYEEATADTYCHLGASLEKQDRITEAVAEYREAIRLDALWDEAWYGIGVCLSESGKWYEALPFLQKAIKINDNNSEYYLALAETEYKVGNVLSSVEAFEKAAEVDAQNPDVYLTWSLVPFDQGDFLKANDIIQMGIDDMPAEADLYYRSAVYLIHGGHYREALIRLEAGLSLDYDAHVQLFEFFPELEKQKALYKIIQQYKK, from the coding sequence ATGGAGCAAGAGTTTGAAGAACGGGAAGGGGACATAAAAGAGTCGATCCGGCGGTTTGAACAAATGCTGGATCAGCAGGAGAGTCAGTTTTTCGACCTTGACGTTTACGAACAAATGGTCGAGCATTATCTCAACCAGGGCGATCTTGATAAAGCGTTCAAAGCCGCCGAAGCGGGCCTCGAAAACTTCCCGTATGCGTTGGAGCTGATGCTCGACAAAGCCCAGATTCTGGCTAATTTTCAGCGCTTCGATGAGTCGCTGGGGCTGCTGGAACGGGCTTCACTATTTAATCCCGGCGATCTGGACGTATCGTTCATGGAAGGTTCGGTACTGAACATGGCCGGTCGCTACGAAGAAGCCATCAGCGTATTGGAGGAGTTGCTCGAACGCGCCGAGGATAAAGACGACATTTTGTTTCAGCTGGGGCAGAGCTACCAGAACTGGGGTAAGTATGCCGAAGCGATCACGCAGTACAAACGGTCGATTGCGCTGAATATCAACAACGAAAACGCGCTCTACGAACTGGCTTTTTGTCTGGACGTAACCGGTGAGCTGGAAAATAGCCTGAGTTACTATCAGCAACTGATTGATCAGGACCCGTATTCGTACAATGCGTGGTATAACATCGGTATTGCGTATAGCAAACTGGCCCGTTACACCGAAGCGGCCGAAGCCTACGACTACGCCATCATTATCAAGGAGGATTTTTCGTCGGCGCATTTCAACCTGGGTAATACGTACATGAACCTGGGGATGTTTGAAAAGGCCGAGCAGTGCTACCGCAGTACGCTGAAGTACGAAGAAGCTACGGCCGACACGTACTGCCATCTGGGGGCCAGTCTGGAGAAGCAGGACCGGATCACGGAAGCCGTTGCCGAGTACCGCGAAGCTATCCGGCTCGATGCCCTCTGGGATGAAGCCTGGTATGGTATCGGCGTTTGTCTGAGTGAGTCGGGCAAGTGGTACGAAGCACTGCCGTTTTTGCAGAAGGCAATCAAAATCAACGACAACAACAGCGAGTACTACCTTGCACTGGCCGAAACTGAGTACAAAGTAGGTAATGTGCTGTCGAGCGTAGAAGCGTTTGAGAAAGCCGCCGAAGTTGATGCGCAGAACCCGGACGTATACCTGACCTGGTCATTGGTGCCGTTTGATCAGGGCGATTTCCTGAAAGCAAACGACATCATTCAGATGGGTATCGACGATATGCCTGCTGAAGCGGATCTTTACTACCGGTCGGCGGTGTATCTAATTCATGGTGGTCACTATCGCGAAGCCCTGATTCGGCTTGAAGCTGGCCTGTCGCTCGATTACGATGCCCATGTACAGTTGTTCGAGTTTTTCCCCGAACTGGAAAAGCAGAAGGCGCTCTACAAAATCATCCAGCAGTATAAGAAGTGA
- the metG gene encoding methionine--tRNA ligase: MSVENPQRYTVTAALIYANGPIHIGHLAGCYLPADIYVRYLRATGKDVAFISGTDEHGVPITIKAKKEGISPQEVVDKYYKQIKRSFSDFGISFDIYSRTTSPVHHKTSQEFFTKLYEQGDFVEEVTEQYYDEVANQFLADRYIVGTCPVCGNPNAYGDQCERCGTALSPTELVEPHSTLSGSRPVLRATKNWFLPLDRMQPQIEQYVNSHPEWKTNVAGACQSWLKEGLRPRAMTRDLDWGVKVPLPDTDGKVLYVWFDAPIGYISMTKEWAEQQGRDWESYWRDQHTKLVHFIGKDNIVFHCIIFPAMLMAEGSYVLADNVPANEFMNLEGDKISTSRNWAVWLHEYLEEMPDKQDVLRYVLAANAPETKDSEFTWKDFQTRNNAELVGIFGNFVNRAVVLTQKFCDNKVPAITSLTDYDRQVLDELAQFPDRIGQSIGQYRFREALASLMDLARLGNKYLAETEPWKAVKTDPARANTILNLALQISATLSIVCEPFLPFTATKLRAQLAITDPFDWSNAGRADLLTEGHELGKGELLFAKIEDDEIDRQMQKLLAAKRMNELETKTVPALREQIQYDDFAKMDIRIGTITEAERVPKSDKLLKLKVDDGMGTRQILSGIAKHFSPEEIIGKQVTFLANLAPRKMMGHESQGMILMAEDRDGKLAMLQPDQPVWNGGSVS; this comes from the coding sequence ATGTCAGTAGAAAATCCCCAGCGGTACACCGTCACGGCAGCCCTGATTTACGCCAATGGCCCCATTCACATCGGCCACCTGGCTGGCTGCTATCTCCCCGCCGATATTTATGTTCGTTACCTGCGCGCCACGGGTAAAGACGTAGCGTTTATCAGCGGTACCGATGAGCACGGTGTGCCTATTACCATCAAAGCCAAAAAAGAAGGGATCAGCCCGCAGGAAGTTGTCGATAAGTACTACAAGCAGATCAAACGATCGTTCAGCGACTTCGGCATCTCGTTCGATATTTATTCGCGGACAACCAGCCCGGTTCACCACAAGACATCGCAGGAGTTTTTCACGAAGCTTTACGAACAGGGTGATTTTGTCGAGGAAGTGACCGAGCAGTATTACGATGAGGTTGCCAATCAGTTTCTGGCCGACCGGTATATCGTCGGTACCTGCCCCGTCTGTGGCAACCCCAACGCCTATGGCGATCAGTGCGAACGGTGTGGCACCGCCCTTAGCCCTACCGAACTGGTTGAGCCCCACTCGACCCTGTCGGGTTCGCGGCCGGTGTTGCGGGCCACCAAAAACTGGTTCCTGCCCCTCGACCGGATGCAGCCGCAGATCGAGCAGTACGTTAACAGCCATCCCGAGTGGAAAACCAACGTGGCGGGTGCCTGCCAGTCGTGGCTGAAGGAAGGGTTACGCCCCCGCGCCATGACCCGCGACCTCGACTGGGGCGTTAAAGTACCGCTGCCCGATACTGACGGCAAGGTGCTATACGTCTGGTTCGACGCGCCCATCGGTTACATTTCGATGACGAAAGAATGGGCCGAACAGCAGGGCCGCGACTGGGAATCGTACTGGCGCGACCAGCACACGAAGCTGGTGCACTTCATTGGAAAAGACAACATCGTTTTCCATTGCATTATCTTCCCGGCAATGCTGATGGCCGAAGGGTCATACGTACTGGCCGACAACGTTCCGGCCAACGAGTTCATGAATCTCGAAGGCGACAAAATCAGCACGTCGCGGAACTGGGCGGTCTGGCTGCACGAGTACCTCGAAGAGATGCCCGACAAGCAGGACGTGCTGCGCTACGTACTGGCGGCCAACGCTCCTGAAACGAAGGACTCGGAGTTTACGTGGAAGGATTTCCAGACCCGCAACAACGCCGAACTGGTCGGTATCTTCGGCAATTTCGTCAACCGCGCCGTTGTGCTGACGCAGAAGTTCTGCGACAATAAAGTACCGGCCATCACCAGCCTGACTGACTACGACCGGCAGGTGCTGGACGAACTGGCCCAGTTCCCCGACCGTATCGGGCAGTCGATCGGGCAGTACCGGTTCCGTGAAGCACTCGCGAGCCTGATGGACCTGGCCCGACTGGGCAATAAGTATCTGGCTGAAACCGAGCCGTGGAAGGCCGTCAAGACGGACCCCGCGCGGGCCAACACGATCCTGAATCTGGCGCTGCAAATTTCAGCGACGCTGAGTATCGTCTGCGAGCCGTTTCTGCCGTTTACCGCCACCAAACTCCGGGCGCAGCTCGCCATCACCGACCCGTTCGACTGGTCGAACGCGGGTCGGGCCGATCTGCTGACCGAGGGGCACGAACTGGGCAAAGGCGAACTGCTCTTTGCTAAAATTGAAGACGACGAAATCGACCGGCAGATGCAAAAGCTGTTGGCCGCCAAACGAATGAATGAGTTAGAAACAAAGACCGTACCTGCCCTGCGCGAGCAGATTCAGTACGACGATTTCGCCAAAATGGACATCCGCATCGGCACGATCACCGAAGCGGAGCGGGTTCCCAAGAGTGATAAACTGCTGAAGCTGAAAGTCGACGATGGCATGGGCACCCGACAGATTCTGAGCGGCATCGCCAAGCATTTTAGTCCCGAAGAAATCATCGGTAAGCAGGTAACCTTCCTGGCAAACCTGGCCCCGCGCAAGATGATGGGCCACGAGTCACAGGGTATGATTCTGATGGCTGAAGACCGCGATGGCAAGTTAGCTATGCTCCAGCCCGACCAGCCCGTCTGGAACGGCGGCTCAGTATCTTAG